ctGCCCCCGCtaaaattgaaatgtaattatcGAGTTACGCCGAGGTCATATCATGTATGTGTTCAGAACCTCTCCTCCACGGATCCCTGAGTCAAACCACAGGAATGAGTGCTCTTCGctgtagagaagaaaataataactgtAAAGAGCAGTAATGAATAACTAATTCAGATTTATTGTGGGTGTGAAATTAATCATTACAGTTTCGGGAGCAGCAAACTGTTCTCTTTGATTGTCTGATTAAATGTTTGACTAACAAAGCAACCGAAACAAGTGAAATATTGTAGCACAGGAATGCGGGTCTCTGAGGGCTGAACCGAATCGGAATCCTGGGTGATCTGGCtatggggtcaggggtcagggatCTGGTAGCTACTATGTTGTTCCAGGTGCTGGGTTAGAGATGTGATATCAAACGGGCGCTGTACTCAGGTTGTGACTgttgcctgtctgtgtgtgtctctgtgtatgtctctgtctctgactctgtgtgtctctgtctctgtctgtgtgtacgtgtgtgttaGGACAGAGCTGGCAAAGCTGATGAGAACGAGAGCGCGGGAGATCGAGGTCAAGCTGCTGCTCTTTGCCATCCAGAGGACGACCAACTTCGAGGGCCTTCTGGCCAAGCGCTTCTCCGGCAGCACGCTGAGCGACGCCGTGGGGGTGAGAGACCGAATCGGctcactgtaacacacacaaagtcactgtctctctctctctcacacacacacacacacccacacccacacacacacactacctcaCTTTTGGTTCCTAAGCCCCCAGGCTTTGCTGTCATTTTATAGAAGAAACCAGAGCCACCACCCCCCAACACGAACCCCTTCCTGGAGGATGACCCGGTTGGCGAGGACTCGGCgctggagaaggaggaagagCTGGACCGGGTGAGTCTGGCTGTGACCCGTGTCCCCTATCGGGTCCAGAGGGCCCCAGTGGCTGGAGAGCATCTGATCTAATGGAGACAATAAAATGGTGCCAGAATCGTTCAAACCCTCCGAACACTGAAACATGAAGGAGGACAAAGTGAAAAGGGTGAAATAGTGAGCGTTGTGCTCAGTAGTGACAGCGATGAGTTTTCCACCCTGACTGTGACCGATGTTTTCCCTTCGCAGCCACGGAAGCCCAAGGCCCCGGACAACCCTTTCCACGGCATCGTGTCCAAGTGCTTTGAGCCACACCTCTACGTCTACATCGAGTCCCAGGACAAGTGAGTCATGCTCTGGAGGCACGCAGGGGACGCCTACCTGTAATGAAGGAGGGAGGGCTGTGTAGAGGAGCAGGCCAGGATAAAATCTAGTTCCCTTTCATCTGAGAACAGCCAACAGAGGTTTTGACTCCTGAGCGTAGTGGCAGGAAGTGTCGCGTCCCGAGCTCGAGATGAGCGATGGGGAAGCGAGATTAGTCCTGGTCGAGGGGTGTAGTGGCATCGTCTCTTGAAACAGATCACACATAATGAACAGAGCAGCCAGGGAGCGGGACAACAGCGCCCTTTTGGACGACAGTTTAGCACAGTTCAGagaagcctctctctctctgtctgtgtctgtgtctctctctttcgtgtctctgtctctccactAAGCCAGCACTGTTTCCCATTATCTGCGTGACCACAGACGCTTCAGATCGACTGAAAACTGCCTCGCCAGCAGATCGCTCCCGCCCTGCTGCCCCGCTGTGGGATTTCTGAACGAGATTGTTTGGAGTGGGGGGTTAATTCTCTTCAATTATCTGTGGCTTGGAAGCGgttcagggagagagagatgagatcTGTCCTCCTCCCTGCCGTCCCTGCGGGCGAGAGTGGTCTGGGGCCAGCCGGGATGATTCGTTCTCAATATTTCACTAGTTTTGTTTGTCCGTGAGCGAAAAATTGTCCTGGAGAACCCAACAAAACTTAAATCTCCACTACAGCACTGAGTACCATTAATAATGGGATAAAAACACCTCGTTCGATGTCATTGGCTTTCCTCTTCCCGTCCAGTCCATACGTCTTGACGTTTCTTGTCCCCCCGTCCGCAGGAACCTGGGGGAGCTGATCGACCGCTTCGTGTCGGACTTCCGGGCGCAGGGGCCGCCCAAGGCCAACTCGGAGGAGGGTGGCGCAGTGCTGCCCAGCTGCGCGGACCTCTTCGTCTACTACAAGAAGTGCATGGTCCAGTGCTCCCAGCTCAGCACCGGTGAGCCCATGATCGCGCTCAGCACCATCTTCCAGAAGTACCTGCGCGAGTACGCCTGGAAGATCCTGTCGGGGAACCTGCCAAagtgagtctctctctctctctctctctctctctctctctatccccctctctccccccatgTGCCCGTCCCATTCTGAGCCCCCCCCcggtctctctgtccctgtgcaGGACCAGCAGCGGCAGCGGGGGGGGTCTGACAATCAGCAGCCTGCTGAAGGAGAAGGAGGGCTCCGAGGCAGCCAAGTTCACGCTGGAGGAGCTGTGTCTGATCTGCAGCATCCTCAGCACGGCTGAGTACTGCCTGGCCACCACCCAGCAGGTCAGCGGGAGGGGCCAGTGAGGGCCCGGGCCCTGCAGGGTCCGTTTATACACGCACACGTGGGGCAATCGGGCCTGGCTGTGTGTGACTGACCCggcctgctctctgtgtccctcCAGCTGGAAGAGAAGCTGAAGGAGAAGGTGGACAAGACCCTGGTGGAGAGGATTAATCTGACCGGGGAGATGGACACCTTCAGCACGTGAGGCCTGCACtcgcctgctctctctctctctcctcttacagtttctgtttttatctctccatctctctctctcctcttgccGTGTCAgtttttctctcactctcttctcTTGCTGTTTctctatttttctctctctctctccttgtcccTTGTTGTGCAGAACATACAGGTTGATATTGTGGTAGACCTGAAATTGGAGGTGCAATCAGTTCATATGTTCgagcattaaaaacaacaaccaccaccaaAACAGAAAGAGAAATATGGTTCCGGAACCCCTGCCCTGTTCTGACGACCCTGTTCTGTCTCGCAGTGTCATCTCCAACAGCATCCAGCTGCTGGTGCAGGACCTCGACGCTGCCTGTGACCCGGCCCTCAGCGCCATGAGCAAGGTGGGTCACTGCCCGGGTCTGTGTCGGTTCACTCAGACGGGAGACCCCCAGTCCAGTGGGTTACATCTGCCACCCTCCTGTCACTGGTGTATTACCGGTGTGGCCCAGTACCCTGTTACCACATTGTCACTGGATCTGATAGGAACTCTTGGTCTCCGTCATACTTCTCATTCATTGTCGTCTGTCTCGTGGTGGTTTTTTTTGGCGGTTGGCGACCCGCGGCTCCCCCTGAGAGCGGCGTGTTTATAAtccgcgtctctctctctctctcagatgccGTGGCAGAGCGTGGAGCACGTGGGTGACCAGAGCCCCTACGTCACCTCCATCGTCATGCACATCAAGCAGAACGTGCCCATCATCCGAGACAACCTGGCGTCTACGCGCAAGTACTTCACCCAGTTCTGCATCAAGTTCGCCAAGTCAGTACCCTGCGTCCCTCCGTCGCTTTCATATGACATCATTATGAGACGTTTCATATGCTTTGTTTCAACACCAGATATTTattcccctctctctcgctctctctctctctctctcctccacagCTCTTTCATTCCAAAGTTCATCAACCACTTGTTCAGGTGCAAGCCCATCAGCATGGTGGGGGCCGAGCAGGTACAGTAGAATGGGGGGGTCCTTGGTGGCGGGCCTGTCTGAGTGGGGATGTCCCTCTGTTGCAATGGAAGCCCCAGACATGTCTCTTCCCAAAGAAATCCCTTGTTATGAACTAGAACAGCGCCCTCAGCTTTGTTCCTGGGGGGAGCACTGTCTCCTGCAGGACCCTCAACCCTCATGGACCAGAGCTGCTTGCCACGGCTCTAAAACACGCCCCCCGTCGACCTGCAGGGTGTGTCCCTCTGCGGCCACCGTCCGGCTGTAGAGCGCGTGCCCCTCTTGATCTGTCCCCTCTCTCGCCGGGCAGCTGCTGCTGGACACGCACTCCCTGAAGACCGTGCTGCTGGACCTGCCCTCCATCGGCTCCCAGGTGGTCCGCAAGGCGCCCGCCAGCTACACCAAGATCGTGGTTAAGGGCATGACCCGCGCCGAGATGATCCTCAAGGTGGGAAcggctctccctctctctctctgtctcggcttctccctctctccctctgcttcTCTCGCCTCCCTCCACCACCTTCTCCTTCTCTAcctccccttctccctctctctggaaATCCAGGGCGCAGTGGCTCTGAAGACGTGGCCACGTGCCCTGGATTTCCAGTGCTCGGCGAGGATTTC
This sequence is a window from Amia ocellicauda isolate fAmiCal2 chromosome 22, fAmiCal2.hap1, whole genome shotgun sequence. Protein-coding genes within it:
- the vps53 gene encoding vacuolar protein sorting-associated protein 53 homolog, which encodes MEEEELEFADELEAILNLTPEVQLAIEQVFPSQDPLDRADFNAVEYINTLFPTEQSLANIDDVVNKIRLKIRRLDDNIRTVVRGQTSVGQDGRQALEEAQKAIQQLFGKIKDIKDKAEKSEQMVKEITRDIKQLDHAKRHLTTSITTLNHLHMLAGGVDSLEAMTRRRQYGEVANLLQGVVNVLEHFHKYMGIPQIRQLSERVKAAQSELGTQILADFEEAFPSQGSKRPGGPSNVLRDACLVANVLDPRIKQEIIKKFIRQHLSEYLVLFQENQDVAWLDKIDRRYAWIKRQLVDYEEKYGRMFPAEWCMTERVAVEFCHITRTELAKLMRTRAREIEVKLLLFAIQRTTNFEGLLAKRFSGSTLSDAVGKKPEPPPPNTNPFLEDDPVGEDSALEKEEELDRPRKPKAPDNPFHGIVSKCFEPHLYVYIESQDKNLGELIDRFVSDFRAQGPPKANSEEGGAVLPSCADLFVYYKKCMVQCSQLSTGEPMIALSTIFQKYLREYAWKILSGNLPKTSSGSGGGLTISSLLKEKEGSEAAKFTLEELCLICSILSTAEYCLATTQQLEEKLKEKVDKTLVERINLTGEMDTFSTVISNSIQLLVQDLDAACDPALSAMSKMPWQSVEHVGDQSPYVTSIVMHIKQNVPIIRDNLASTRKYFTQFCIKFANSFIPKFINHLFRCKPISMVGAEQLLLDTHSLKTVLLDLPSIGSQVVRKAPASYTKIVVKGMTRAEMILKVVMAPHEPPVVFVDNYIKLLADGNPETFQKILDMKGLKRSEQNSMLELFRQRLPTPPSGPDGGPSLSYSTPTPEQESSRIRKLEKLIKKRL